Proteins encoded within one genomic window of Oncorhynchus mykiss isolate Arlee chromosome 27, USDA_OmykA_1.1, whole genome shotgun sequence:
- the siae gene encoding sialate O-acetylesterase, with protein MCLNIFLCFLTILGSLYAYGGRFQFASYYGDHMVLQKAPERAVLWGYGPDNAEVTVFLSGGPVTNNAPAVSVAAGIWRVTLVPMEAGGPYNVTAVLQNNHSITLTDVLFGDVWLCGGQSNMAFTTSQVFNASEELALASKFPQVRIFMAALEQSDTELTDLAGVEVPWSVPTAKLLGGGDFKHYSAVCWMFGRHLYKVLKYPIGLVTSCWGGTPVEAWSSPRALQHCDLDRINGFPMPYTPSMYLSVWTNSLLWNAMIHPLLNMTIKGAIWYQGEANTDYNQKKYSCSFPSMIDDWRMAFHQSSGGQTAPDFPFGFVQVSTYRKASLSEGFPNIRWHQTADYGFAPNLRMKNTFMAVAMDLGDEMSPFGSIHPRDKQDVAYRLSLGARAVAYGEEGVSFQGPFPSRVLVNDQYINVTYDQRVSVTQSKDIFQICCSVVRVPCDSLSLWVPAPIMQWGLSAIQVSTNYCSLNHVAGLRYAWRDWPCDFKACPVYSADGVLPAPPFTLNRWPDKR; from the exons ATGTGTCTGAATATATTTTTGTGTTTTCTCACTATTTTAGGATCATTGTATGCCTATG gTGGTAGGTTCCAATTTGCCTCCTATTATGGCGATCACATGGTTCTGCAGAAGGCCCCAGAGAGGGCTGTGTTGTGGGGCTATGGACCCGATAATGCTGAGGTCACAGTCTTTCTATCAGGAGGACCAGTCACTAACAATGCACCTGCTGTCAGTGTGGCTGCCG GGATATGGAGGGTAACCCTTGTCCCAATGGAAGCTGGCGGTCCCTACAATGtgactgcagtcctccagaacaACCACAGTATCACTCTCACAGACGTGCTGTTTGGGGATGTCTGGCTGTGTGGGGGACAGAGCAACATGGCTTTCACAACTTCTCAG GTGTTCAATGCATCAGAGGAGCTAGCTCTGGCCTCCAAGTTCCCTCAGGTGCGGATCTTTATGGCTGCCTTGGAGCAGAGCGACACTGAGCTGACTGACCTGGCTGGAGTGGAGGTGCCCTGGTCTGTCCCCACAGCAA AGTTGCTGGGTGGTGGGGATTTCAAGCACTACTCTGCAGTGTGCTGGATGTTTGGGCGCCACTTGTACAAGGTGCTGAAGTACCCCATCGGCCTAGTGACGTCCTGCTGGGGAGGCACACCTGTAGAGGCATGGTCCTCCCCACGAGCACTCCAACACTGTGACCTGGACAGGATTAACGG GTTCCCCATGCCATATACACCTTCAATGTATTTGTCTGTGTGGACTAACTCTTTGTTGTGGAATGCCATGATCCATCCACTTCTCAACATGACCATCAAAGGAGCTATCTGGTACCAAG GTGAGGCCAACACAGACTACAATCAGAAGAAATACTCCTGTTCCTTTCCCTCCATGATTGATGACTGGAGGATGGCTTTCCACCAGAGCTCAGGGGGACAGACTGCACCAGATTTCCCCTTTGGATTTGTACAG GTCTCTACGTATAGAAAGGCCTCCTTAAGTGAGGGATTTCCAAACATACGCTGGCACCAGACTGCAGACTATGGCTTTGCTCCCAACCTGCGTATGAAGAACACATTCATGGCTGTTGCTATGGACTTAGGAGATGAAATGTCTCCTTTTGGCAG TATCCATCCCCGGGATAAGCAGGACGTGGCCTATAGACTGTCTCTAGGGGCGAGAGCTGTGGCTTATGGGGAGGAGGGCGTCTCATTCCAGGGGCCTTTCCCTAGCCGGGTCCTGGTCAACGACCAGTATATCAACGTAACCTATGACCAGAGAGTGTCTGTCACTCAATCCAAAGATATCTTTCAG ATTTGCTGCTCAGTGGTGAGGGTACCCTGTGACTCTCTGTCACTGTGGGTCCCAGCTCCCATAATGCAGTGGGGCCTTAGTGCCATCCAAGTGTCCACGAATTACTGTTCCCTGAACCATGTAGCCGGCCTGCGCTACGCATGGAGGGACTGGCCTTGTGACTTTAAGGCATGCCCTGTTTACAGTGCTGATGGGGTTCTACCTGCACCTCCCTTCACTCTCAACCGCTGGCCAGACAAGCGGTGA